A section of the Clostridium omnivorum genome encodes:
- a CDS encoding ABC transporter ATP-binding protein, with protein MLQITNLSKNYGKTEAVKNISFNVEPGEIAVLAGPNGAGKSTIIKSIAGLLKYEGNITICGHSNKSVKGKSLLGYIPEMPSLFPLLTINEHITMMAHAFGVKDYEARAEELLTLFDLWDKKDKYGSDLSKGMQQKVSICCALITQPKLLLVDEPMIGLDPKAIRNMKELLMELKNQGTAIVISTHLLDSAQELWDKILIMKNGESVLAKSRHDFDGEFKTLEDIFFEFTEE; from the coding sequence ATGTTACAAATTACAAACCTAAGCAAGAACTATGGTAAAACTGAAGCTGTTAAAAATATTAGCTTTAATGTAGAACCTGGGGAAATAGCAGTACTTGCAGGACCAAACGGCGCAGGAAAGTCTACAATAATTAAATCCATAGCAGGCTTATTAAAATATGAAGGCAATATAACTATATGTGGTCACAGCAACAAAAGTGTAAAAGGAAAAAGCCTTCTAGGCTATATTCCTGAAATGCCTTCCTTATTTCCTCTATTAACTATTAACGAACATATTACAATGATGGCTCATGCATTTGGGGTGAAGGATTATGAAGCCAGAGCTGAGGAACTATTAACGCTATTTGACTTGTGGGATAAAAAGGACAAGTATGGCAGTGATTTATCCAAAGGAATGCAGCAAAAGGTAAGCATCTGCTGTGCTCTTATTACACAGCCAAAGCTTCTTTTAGTGGACGAGCCTATGATTGGTCTTGATCCAAAAGCCATTAGAAATATGAAGGAATTACTTATGGAATTAAAAAATCAAGGTACTGCTATTGTTATAAGTACTCACCTTCTTGATTCTGCACAAGAACTTTGGGACAAGATACTCATAATGAAAAATGGTGAATCAGTGCTAGCTAAGTCCAGACATGACTTCGATGGCGAATTTAAAACTCTAGAAGACATATTCTTCGAATTCACGGAGGAATAA
- a CDS encoding carbohydrate-binding family 9-like protein encodes MKSYNCRIIDHDINIDGLLDKEEWKQGEAVKLTETVTGERSRLDTEVKVLCSNSYLYFSFNCSDDYVKASMTNYNDKLYEEDVVEVFIDDNSDLKTYVEIEVNPLNAVLHYFINNNLAGKVYGFGRIDQKVISAVTIDEKTKKWCTEIAVPLSEFVTAKNNPPLPGDRWLINFYRIDRGMDGKDEYSSWGNTGKINFHMPEKFGELVFS; translated from the coding sequence ATGAAAAGTTATAATTGCAGAATAATAGACCACGATATAAACATTGATGGCTTGTTAGATAAAGAGGAATGGAAACAGGGTGAAGCTGTTAAGCTCACTGAAACAGTTACAGGGGAAAGGTCAAGACTAGATACGGAAGTAAAAGTATTATGCAGTAATAGTTATCTCTACTTTTCATTTAACTGCAGTGACGACTATGTAAAGGCATCAATGACAAATTACAATGACAAACTCTATGAAGAGGATGTAGTTGAAGTATTCATTGATGACAACAGTGATTTAAAGACTTATGTAGAAATAGAAGTTAACCCACTTAATGCAGTACTGCATTATTTTATAAATAATAATCTAGCAGGAAAAGTCTATGGCTTTGGAAGAATAGATCAAAAGGTAATAAGTGCAGTTACAATTGATGAAAAAACAAAAAAATGGTGTACAGAAATAGCTGTACCACTATCTGAATTTGTTACTGCAAAAAACAATCCTCCATTACCAGGGGATAGATGGCTTATTAACTTTTATAGAATTGACAGGGGTATGGATGGAAAGGATGAATACTCTTCCTGGGGAAACACGGGAAAAATCAATTTTCATATGCCAGAGAAGTTTGGTGAGTTAGTATTTTCTTAA
- a CDS encoding ROK family protein yields MKNVVCFDVGGTFIKHAVINSDGEILCKGKFPTPDHDCKVTIPENMINIVEELKQKYELHSIGISTAGLIDSKNGVVIAANNFPGYNGARLAETVKKGTGLDTYVENDVNAAALGEMWMGAAKGSDTFVCIALGTGVGGAIIIDGKVVKGVSGAAGEIGHMVVNEQGEQCGCGTVGCYERYASTSAFIRSYINRAREQGIKIHENAVNGEVIMELVDNGDKLAAEVYNDFLEHVVTGIVSVTHLLDPGLIVLGGGISAQGQKFFHELNRRFRKRAMADYAEHTNIVQAQLQNDAGIYGACYIAL; encoded by the coding sequence ATGAAAAATGTAGTTTGTTTTGATGTAGGCGGAACTTTTATTAAGCATGCAGTAATTAATTCTGATGGAGAAATACTATGTAAGGGAAAGTTTCCGACCCCTGATCATGATTGTAAAGTAACAATACCAGAAAATATGATTAATATTGTAGAGGAGCTTAAGCAAAAGTATGAGCTTCACAGTATTGGAATTAGTACAGCAGGTCTTATTGATAGTAAAAATGGAGTGGTAATTGCAGCTAATAATTTTCCTGGATACAATGGTGCAAGGCTAGCTGAAACTGTAAAGAAGGGAACTGGACTTGACACTTATGTTGAAAATGATGTTAATGCCGCAGCGCTAGGTGAGATGTGGATGGGTGCTGCAAAGGGCAGTGATACTTTTGTATGTATTGCACTAGGAACAGGAGTTGGAGGCGCTATTATAATAGATGGAAAGGTCGTAAAAGGAGTAAGTGGTGCTGCTGGAGAAATTGGCCACATGGTTGTGAATGAGCAGGGTGAACAATGCGGCTGTGGAACTGTTGGCTGTTATGAGCGCTATGCCTCTACTTCAGCTTTCATTAGAAGCTACATAAATAGAGCCAGAGAGCAAGGTATAAAAATTCATGAGAATGCTGTAAATGGTGAAGTGATAATGGAGCTGGTTGATAATGGAGATAAGCTAGCTGCTGAAGTTTATAATGATTTTTTGGAGCATGTAGTAACCGGAATTGTCAGCGTGACACATCTTTTAGATCCAGGGTTAATAGTACTTGGGGGAGGCATTTCAGCTCAGGGACAAAAATTCTTTCATGAGCTTAACAGAAGATTTAGGAAAAGAGCTATGGCAGATTATGCTGAGCATACAAATATTGTACAAGCACAACTTCAAAATGATGCAGGGATATATGGAGCATGTTATATAGCACTTTAA
- a CDS encoding bifunctional 4-hydroxy-2-oxoglutarate aldolase/2-dehydro-3-deoxy-phosphogluconate aldolase, translating into MQRIETIKNIAESGVVAVIRAESKEQGIKIIEAVKKGGIKALEITMTVPGAVDIIKELCEKYKDEDVIIGAGTVLDPETARACILAGAKYIVSPSLNIETVKLCNRYRVPVMPGVMTVKEAVEALELGAEVIKVFPGNAFGPSIISAFRGPLPQGNFMPTGGVNLNNVKDWIKAGAVAVGTGGDLTKGAKTGDYDLITETAAKFIEEVKMARAK; encoded by the coding sequence ATGCAAAGAATAGAGACTATTAAAAACATAGCTGAAAGCGGAGTAGTTGCAGTTATTAGAGCTGAATCAAAGGAACAGGGAATAAAGATAATAGAAGCAGTGAAAAAAGGCGGAATTAAAGCGCTGGAGATTACTATGACTGTTCCTGGTGCTGTAGATATAATAAAGGAACTATGTGAAAAGTATAAGGACGAGGATGTAATAATAGGAGCTGGAACTGTGCTTGATCCAGAGACTGCAAGAGCATGTATACTTGCTGGAGCTAAGTACATTGTTAGTCCAAGCCTTAATATAGAAACAGTAAAGCTTTGCAATAGATACAGAGTACCAGTGATGCCAGGAGTAATGACTGTAAAGGAAGCTGTTGAAGCACTGGAACTAGGAGCTGAAGTTATTAAAGTATTCCCAGGTAATGCTTTTGGACCATCAATAATAAGTGCCTTTAGAGGCCCTCTTCCACAAGGAAACTTTATGCCTACAGGAGGAGTAAATCTTAATAATGTTAAGGACTGGATAAAAGCTGGAGCAGTTGCAGTAGGCACAGGAGGAGACTTAACTAAGGGAGCTAAAACTGGCGATTACGATTTAATAACAGAAACAGCTGCAAAGTTTATAGAAGAAGTGAAAATGGCTAGAGCAAAATAA
- a CDS encoding sugar kinase, producing MGKIVTFGEIMLRLAPVGFERFAQAREFGVVYGGGEANVAVSLANYNKEAYFVTKLPKNEIGQCAVNELRKYGVNTNLIVRGGDRVGIYYCEKGASQRPSKVIYDRSHSSIAEAKREDFNWKEIFNGAEWFHFTGITPALSDECAAITLEAVKAAKEAGVTISVDLNYRKKLWSTEKAGKVMGEIVKYCDVVIANEEDAEKVFGIKADETDITGGHLSDEGYKNVAKQLVERFDLKYTAITLRESISASDNGWSAMLYDGKDFFKSRRYDMHIVDRVGGGDSFGAGLIYGLTSGYSNQAALEFAVAASCLKHTIEGDFNLVSIEEVETLAKGDASGRVQR from the coding sequence ATGGGTAAGATAGTTACTTTTGGTGAAATAATGTTAAGACTCGCACCAGTGGGATTTGAAAGATTTGCACAGGCTAGGGAGTTTGGAGTGGTTTATGGCGGTGGAGAAGCAAATGTTGCTGTTTCACTAGCAAACTACAATAAAGAAGCTTATTTTGTAACAAAGCTTCCAAAGAATGAAATAGGACAATGTGCTGTTAATGAACTTAGAAAGTATGGTGTTAATACAAATTTAATCGTTAGAGGCGGAGACAGAGTCGGCATTTATTACTGTGAAAAGGGAGCTTCACAAAGACCTTCAAAGGTAATATATGATAGATCTCATTCCTCAATAGCTGAGGCTAAAAGAGAGGATTTTAACTGGAAGGAAATATTTAATGGAGCTGAATGGTTCCACTTTACTGGAATTACCCCAGCACTTTCAGATGAGTGTGCAGCTATAACCTTGGAGGCTGTAAAGGCTGCTAAAGAAGCTGGTGTAACTATAAGCGTAGACTTAAATTATAGAAAGAAGCTTTGGAGTACTGAGAAGGCTGGAAAAGTAATGGGCGAAATAGTTAAGTACTGCGATGTAGTTATAGCTAATGAGGAAGATGCCGAAAAGGTATTTGGAATTAAGGCTGATGAAACGGATATTACAGGTGGACATTTAAGCGATGAAGGCTATAAGAATGTAGCAAAACAGCTAGTAGAAAGATTTGATTTAAAATATACAGCTATAACTTTAAGGGAGAGTATATCAGCATCAGACAATGGGTGGTCTGCTATGCTTTATGATGGAAAGGATTTCTTTAAGTCAAGAAGATATGATATGCACATAGTTGATAGAGTAGGAGGAGGAGATTCTTTCGGAGCTGGACTAATATATGGTTTAACTTCAGGCTATAGTAATCAAGCTGCATTAGAATTTGCAGTAGCAGCTTCCTGTCTAAAGCATACAATTGAAGGTGACTTTAACCTTGTATCTATAGAAGAAGTTGAAACATTGGCTAAAGGAGACGCTTCTGGGAGAGTACAAAGATAA
- a CDS encoding sugar kinase, protein MDVVTFGESMVLFNPDSNGPIRYVQNFNKSIAGAESNVAIALARLGHEVGWFSRLGNDEFGRYIKAVIRGEGVEVSRAITDEEKSTGILFKERFIHSNPNVYYYRKDSAASNLKPEDIDIEYIKKAKILHITGITPALSKSCRDTVLKAIDIARENGVKVSFDPNIRLKLWDIDEATSVLLEIAQKADIIFPGIDEGEILLKMRHPKDIADKFLSLGCSIVAVKLGKDGCYAASSKEAHYIPGYLVERPEDTVGAGDGFAAGFLSGYIKNCELFQCAEYANAIGAMATMVKGDMEGYPIYDQLMQFMGKNKVIDR, encoded by the coding sequence ATGGATGTTGTTACTTTTGGAGAATCAATGGTGCTTTTTAATCCAGATTCAAATGGACCAATTAGATATGTTCAAAATTTTAATAAGTCCATAGCAGGAGCAGAATCAAATGTGGCAATAGCTTTAGCAAGACTTGGACATGAAGTTGGTTGGTTTTCAAGACTGGGAAATGATGAGTTTGGAAGATATATCAAGGCTGTCATCCGAGGCGAAGGTGTAGAAGTATCAAGGGCAATAACTGATGAGGAAAAAAGTACAGGGATTTTGTTTAAGGAGAGATTTATTCACTCAAATCCTAATGTGTATTACTATAGAAAAGATTCTGCTGCAAGCAATTTAAAGCCAGAGGATATTGATATAGAGTACATTAAAAAGGCTAAAATACTTCATATTACAGGAATTACTCCTGCACTTTCAAAGAGCTGCAGAGATACAGTGCTTAAAGCTATTGATATTGCTAGGGAAAATGGAGTTAAAGTTTCATTTGATCCTAATATTAGATTAAAGCTTTGGGACATAGATGAAGCTACTTCAGTGTTATTAGAAATTGCTCAAAAGGCAGACATAATATTCCCAGGAATAGATGAAGGTGAAATATTACTTAAGATGAGACACCCTAAGGATATAGCAGATAAGTTTTTAAGCTTAGGCTGCAGTATAGTGGCAGTAAAGCTTGGAAAAGATGGCTGCTACGCTGCAAGCTCTAAAGAAGCTCACTATATTCCAGGGTATTTGGTAGAAAGACCAGAAGATACCGTAGGAGCAGGAGATGGCTTTGCAGCAGGTTTCTTATCTGGATATATAAAGAATTGTGAATTGTTCCAGTGTGCAGAGTACGCTAATGCTATTGGTGCCATGGCAACTATGGTTAAAGGAGATATGGAAGGGTACCCAATATATGATCAGCTAATGCAGTTCATGGGAAAAAATAAGGTTATTGATAGGTAA